The Synergistaceae bacterium nucleotide sequence TGAAAACGTAGGTTCTCATTTATTTTTCTGCTCCTCGATATACTTCATAATAGTTTTCTCTGAAATATGCCCCACAGATTCACAGTAGTACGAACGTGTCCACAAAGAAGGCATTTTCAGGAGATGAGGAAATTCCAAGCGCAATACTCTTGCCGTATAGCCCTTGAGCTGTCGGACAATATAGTGAGGAGCGTTTATAGGCCGCGTTTTGACAAAGGCGTGAATGTGATCCGGCATGATATCAAGCTTCGCAATTTGAACATCGATCTCATCAGCTTTCTCGTATAAAAGTTCTTTGAGTCGTATTTCTACATCACCAACAAGCACCTTGCGCCGATATTTTGGACACCAGATAAGATGATAGCCAATATTGAACACAGATGCGTTCGAATGAATCCATCGTTGATAAGCCATAAGAGAAATTTAACATAAAAGTAAACATATGGCAAGAAATCAAATACAAAACAAACGCCCTCGTTGGCGGCGTTGTGATTCTCATCCAACGGCTTCAGCCGTTGGCGTTCTCATCGCTTTATCGTAAAACAGCAGGCGCGGATAAAATTCATCGTGTCGAAAGACAGACAATAAAATAAACGCACCTGCATGACAGCATGACAGGTGGTAGAAATATGGCGACGTTTAAAGTCAACCGTTTAAGTCTTTCTGAACTGGATGAAGTGACATTCCCTTCGAAGAGTGAAGAAGTGCGTCTTAAGGGCGCACCTCTTTAAACATCATCGGTTACGGATACCGAGCGTGTTTTTAAGACCGGCTTGCAGAATTTGAGAAAAGTTCAACCCCGCTTTTTCGGCGAGCGCATTCAGCCACACCGGAACAGTGACATTTTTCTTTACGCTGCCGTCACGCCGCTCTTCGCGGAACATCGGAAGCCATACCTCAATAAGACAGGTCGTTTGCCCCGTTTCGTGGGCGATAGCACTAAGTTTGGACGGTGCTGGGATAGCATTCCCCAAATCTTCATTGGCTATGATCCACGCGCCGAGGGCGTCTTTTGCCATATACAGAGCTTCCTGCTCGCTGCTCGCGCACGAAATAGCACCCGGAAGATCGGGGAACGTTATGGTAATTTCCCCTCCGTCCAATTCAAATATTGCTGGGTAGACTGCAAATTCGTTTCTCTCCATTGTTTGTCTCCTTCCTGAAATGTGAGGGCGAGACTCGCCCCCGCTACTTTATTTCTTTGGTTCCTGTTTGCTTCCTGATCTTCGCCAAAGTCCCCGGCGGGATGTCTGCTGTTTTAGGTTTGGGGACTGTCGTAACTGCCTTACCGTCAGGACTTATAAAAACCTTGTGGCTCCCCTTGCCTTTACCGGTATCGATCCAACCGGCCTTTTTAAGAATTTTTGCTACCTCATCCTGATTGATGGTAACTACCTCCTTTCTGTGTATGTAATTAATTATACTCCTT carries:
- a CDS encoding type II toxin-antitoxin system HicA family toxin, whose translation is MNQDEVAKILKKAGWIDTGKGKGSHKVFISPDGKAVTTVPKPKTADIPPGTLAKIRKQTGTKEIK
- the tnpA gene encoding IS200/IS605 family transposase, whose product is MAYQRWIHSNASVFNIGYHLIWCPKYRRKVLVGDVEIRLKELLYEKADEIDVQIAKLDIMPDHIHAFVKTRPINAPHYIVRQLKGYTARVLRLEFPHLLKMPSLWTRSYYCESVGHISEKTIMKYIEEQKNK
- a CDS encoding type II toxin-antitoxin system HicB family antitoxin, translated to MERNEFAVYPAIFELDGGEITITFPDLPGAISCASSEQEALYMAKDALGAWIIANEDLGNAIPAPSKLSAIAHETGQTTCLIEVWLPMFREERRDGSVKKNVTVPVWLNALAEKAGLNFSQILQAGLKNTLGIRNR